The following are encoded in a window of Chloroflexota bacterium genomic DNA:
- a CDS encoding phytanoyl-CoA dioxygenase family protein, which translates to MTTDSPMIPTPDEIYAFQTSGYLVLPGFLAPDHVALLTERLERVMERRRHQAEAGTPTNGMTDVEGPNTRIFHILEDDPALLDLIDYGPLMPYVHAFLIRNPHFHASDAIWEVGASGRPPQWHPDGGYLRVLGRPTPLMQLKVGYYLSDMREPGRGNLTLVPGSHRSAAEPSSEQQAGYDTMPGAIQVCGPPGTAFMFHNAVWHTRGPSTDPNASRIMLYYAYEHGFMVGNPEHWSYSKAFYAGLPPERRALFHGFVFDPPERRWS; encoded by the coding sequence GTGACCACCGACAGCCCAATGATCCCGACCCCCGACGAGATCTACGCGTTTCAGACCAGTGGCTATTTGGTGCTGCCGGGTTTCCTTGCCCCCGACCACGTCGCCCTGCTCACCGAGCGGCTCGAACGGGTCATGGAACGCCGCCGCCATCAGGCCGAAGCCGGCACGCCGACCAATGGGATGACCGACGTCGAGGGACCGAACACGCGCATCTTTCACATCCTCGAGGACGACCCGGCGCTGCTGGACCTTATCGACTATGGCCCCCTCATGCCCTACGTCCATGCCTTCCTCATCCGCAATCCGCATTTCCACGCCTCGGACGCCATCTGGGAGGTTGGGGCCTCGGGCCGCCCGCCCCAGTGGCACCCCGACGGCGGCTACCTGCGTGTGCTCGGGCGGCCCACGCCGTTGATGCAGCTCAAGGTGGGCTACTACCTGTCGGACATGCGCGAGCCCGGACGGGGCAACCTCACCCTCGTGCCCGGCTCCCATCGCAGCGCCGCCGAGCCGTCGTCCGAGCAGCAGGCGGGCTACGACACCATGCCCGGCGCCATCCAGGTTTGCGGCCCGCCGGGGACGGCGTTCATGTTCCACAACGCCGTCTGGCACACGCGCGGACCCAGCACCGATCCCAACGCGTCGCGCATCATGCTCTACTACGCCTACGAGCACGGCTTCATGGTCGGCAACCCCGAGCACTGGAGCTACTCCAAGGCCTTCTACGCCGGCCTGCCGCCAGAGCGCCGCGCGCTGTTCCACGGCTTCGTCTTCGACCCGCCGGAGCGCCGCTGGTCCTGA
- a CDS encoding sialidase family protein: MDEIQDLFISGRHGYHTFRIPALAVSTAGTVLAFAEGRRNNRYDTGDIDTVLRRRERGADDFDEMRVVVPGGGDVAGNPAPVVDRDTGRITLLFCRNPHDGPEDLVWQDKAQRTVWQTHSDDDGKTWASPREITSAVKRPGWTWYATGPCHGIQLQSGRFVIPCDHGVGVQHERYVDWCRSHLLLSDDGGATWRIGATTGDGTNECVVVELDDGSLYLNRRCDRRDEQPLYRRRYARSVDGGESFAEDDWHHDLIDPHCQASAVRAGGPGAPLVFANAASEARERLTVRRSDDGGRTWSSGLVVHPGPSAYSDLCDLGDGAVGLIYESGDEMTYERLRWTRLNVDDLGG; the protein is encoded by the coding sequence ATGGACGAAATTCAAGACCTATTCATTTCCGGGCGGCACGGCTATCACACCTTCCGCATCCCGGCGCTGGCGGTCTCCACCGCCGGCACCGTGCTGGCTTTTGCCGAGGGTCGCCGCAACAATCGCTACGACACCGGCGACATCGACACCGTCCTCCGCCGGCGCGAGCGCGGCGCCGACGATTTCGATGAGATGCGTGTTGTCGTTCCGGGCGGCGGCGACGTGGCCGGCAACCCGGCCCCCGTGGTGGACCGCGACACCGGGCGCATCACGCTGCTCTTCTGCCGCAATCCCCATGACGGCCCCGAGGACCTCGTCTGGCAGGACAAAGCCCAGCGCACCGTCTGGCAGACCCACAGCGACGACGACGGGAAAACGTGGGCATCACCCCGCGAGATCACTAGCGCGGTCAAGCGGCCCGGTTGGACGTGGTACGCCACCGGGCCCTGTCACGGCATCCAACTGCAGAGCGGACGATTTGTCATCCCGTGCGATCACGGCGTCGGCGTGCAGCACGAGCGCTATGTTGACTGGTGCCGCTCCCACCTGCTGCTCAGTGACGACGGAGGCGCGACCTGGCGCATCGGCGCGACCACCGGCGACGGCACCAACGAGTGCGTGGTCGTGGAGCTCGACGACGGCAGCCTCTATCTCAACCGGCGCTGCGACCGGCGTGACGAGCAGCCGCTCTACCGCCGGCGCTACGCGCGCAGCGTGGACGGCGGCGAGTCGTTCGCCGAGGATGACTGGCACCACGACCTCATCGACCCCCATTGCCAGGCCTCGGCCGTGCGCGCGGGCGGTCCCGGCGCGCCGCTCGTCTTCGCCAACGCCGCCAGCGAGGCCCGCGAGCGGCTCACCGTGCGGCGCAGCGACGACGGGGGACGCACCTGGTCGAGCGGGCTCGTCGTGCATCCCGGACCCTCCGCCTATTCCGACCTGTGCGACTTGGGCGACGGCGCCGTGGGGCTGATCTACGAGTCTGGCGACGAAATGACCTACGAGCGCCTCCGCTGGACGCGACTCAACGTTGACGACTTAGGCGGCTAA
- a CDS encoding ABC transporter substrate-binding protein, whose translation MRTAVSRRRVLQGAAAGLFGAAGAAVLAACGETQVVTKEVIKEVPVETVITKEVIKEVEVERVVTQEVIKEVVKEVVVTPAPAMQQEMTGPVSGGTLVMGTGNPASNAWNPYAQWSSSHHFVNDVVWLQLWYGDQWGDGRTPSLPGGWGPGVANSWDEVEGGRVYDFHINPDVKWHDGVPVTADDVTWGFHMAIHPAYGAKFGDITYIDIEGAQAWAENPTDNVEDAGGVVKIDEMTVRVSLRRPDPGWWGRPLKDRSIHLPPYPKHIYENIAPEDAFEGTEYASKPIANGPMKAVRFVEGQFFEMESFSDFAYGAPYVDGKIIRYGDRDAIDAASEAGEMDYIRAGSVESFQRLGQLAHLQGLPQRSPFGANLFLNWDAEIFANTDISLLTEAMILAIDRETVIETLDGGTRFLTNYCFAHVGLIADPPPGTYRELTYNPDEARELIAESGFDTSQAIRFIKWGNPGPRDVALQQYWADVGLNVEFFKIDVSAVVEELYQKRSHDMVIANMGGFNTLNDGWQRVKCGWVYDDGGFNHSNICDPELDALYEKANEATDTATLQERWYEIAAYIHGRGTMVVGPMSYGSVRNIYHRRVQGPLWQHTYTQPVRSLVEKVWIDPRWDGTDFSG comes from the coding sequence ATGCGTACAGCGGTGTCGCGGCGGCGCGTGTTGCAAGGCGCGGCTGCCGGATTGTTTGGCGCGGCCGGCGCGGCTGTCCTAGCGGCGTGCGGCGAGACGCAGGTCGTGACCAAGGAAGTGATCAAGGAAGTCCCGGTCGAGACCGTGATCACCAAGGAAGTGATCAAAGAGGTCGAGGTCGAGCGGGTCGTGACGCAGGAAGTCATCAAGGAGGTTGTCAAGGAAGTCGTCGTCACGCCTGCGCCGGCCATGCAGCAGGAGATGACAGGCCCCGTCAGCGGCGGCACGCTGGTCATGGGCACGGGCAACCCGGCGTCCAACGCGTGGAACCCCTACGCCCAGTGGAGCAGCAGCCACCACTTTGTCAACGACGTGGTCTGGCTGCAGCTCTGGTACGGCGATCAGTGGGGCGATGGCCGCACCCCGTCGCTGCCCGGAGGCTGGGGCCCCGGGGTGGCCAACTCGTGGGATGAGGTCGAGGGCGGGCGCGTCTACGACTTTCACATCAACCCCGATGTCAAGTGGCATGACGGCGTGCCCGTCACCGCCGACGACGTCACCTGGGGCTTCCACATGGCCATCCACCCGGCCTATGGCGCCAAGTTCGGCGACATCACCTACATCGACATCGAGGGTGCGCAGGCCTGGGCGGAAAACCCCACCGACAACGTCGAGGACGCGGGCGGTGTGGTCAAGATCGACGAGATGACCGTGCGGGTCTCGCTGCGGCGGCCCGACCCCGGCTGGTGGGGGCGACCGCTCAAGGACCGCTCCATTCACCTGCCGCCGTACCCGAAGCACATCTACGAGAACATCGCGCCCGAGGACGCGTTCGAGGGCACGGAGTACGCCTCCAAGCCGATCGCCAACGGGCCGATGAAGGCCGTGCGCTTCGTCGAGGGGCAGTTCTTCGAAATGGAGTCCTTCTCCGACTTCGCCTACGGCGCGCCGTACGTTGACGGCAAGATCATTCGCTACGGCGACCGCGACGCCATCGACGCGGCCTCCGAGGCCGGAGAGATGGACTACATCCGCGCCGGCAGCGTGGAGTCGTTCCAGCGCCTCGGGCAGCTTGCGCACCTGCAAGGCCTGCCGCAGCGCTCGCCGTTCGGTGCCAATCTGTTCCTCAACTGGGACGCCGAGATCTTCGCCAACACCGACATCTCGTTGCTGACCGAGGCGATGATTCTCGCCATCGACCGCGAGACCGTCATCGAGACCCTCGACGGCGGAACGCGGTTCCTCACCAACTACTGCTTCGCGCACGTCGGGCTGATCGCCGACCCGCCGCCGGGCACCTACCGCGAGTTGACCTACAACCCGGACGAGGCCCGCGAGCTCATCGCCGAATCTGGTTTCGACACCAGTCAGGCGATCAGGTTCATCAAGTGGGGCAACCCCGGGCCGCGCGATGTGGCGCTCCAGCAGTACTGGGCGGACGTGGGGCTCAACGTCGAGTTCTTCAAGATCGACGTCTCGGCGGTCGTCGAGGAGCTCTACCAGAAGCGCTCGCACGACATGGTCATCGCCAACATGGGCGGCTTCAACACGCTCAATGACGGCTGGCAGCGGGTGAAGTGCGGCTGGGTCTATGACGACGGCGGCTTCAACCACTCGAACATCTGCGACCCCGAGTTGGACGCGCTGTACGAGAAGGCCAACGAGGCCACCGACACCGCCACCTTGCAGGAGCGTTGGTACGAGATTGCGGCCTACATCCACGGACGGGGCACGATGGTCGTTGGCCCCATGTCGTACGGATCGGTGCGCAACATCTATCACCGCCGCGTGCAGGGACCGCTCTGGCAGCACACCTACACGCAGCCGGTGCGGTCATTGGTCGAGAAGGTGTGGATCGACCCGCGCTGGGACGGCACGGACTTCAGCGGGTAG
- a CDS encoding aldo/keto reductase — MDYRRLGRSGLEVSLVGVGCNQFGGRCDRKQTRAVVHAALDVGITLFDTSNSYGQNGRSEKFLGAALKGCRDDAVIATKFASPMGDGPMQVGGSRRHVLQAVEDSLRRLRTDYIDLYQMHRPDPNTPIEETLSALDLLVRQGKVRYIGHSNFAGWQIAAAAAAAERANVTPFLSAQNHYSLLDRSVEAEVIPACEAFGLSLLPYFPLASGLLSGKYRPGEAAPADTRLAEGSQADRWRTPTNVAKTERLRAVAEASCHSLLELAMSWLARQPVIASVIAGASRPEHVRQNVETVGWAMSPDELDAIEAAVSDSPDG; from the coding sequence ATGGACTACCGGCGGCTCGGACGATCCGGGTTGGAAGTCTCGCTCGTGGGCGTCGGCTGCAATCAGTTCGGCGGCCGGTGCGATCGCAAGCAAACGCGCGCCGTGGTCCACGCCGCGCTGGATGTCGGTATCACGCTGTTCGACACGAGCAACAGCTACGGGCAGAACGGTCGCTCGGAGAAGTTTCTGGGCGCCGCCCTCAAGGGTTGTCGCGACGACGCGGTCATCGCCACCAAGTTCGCCTCGCCCATGGGCGACGGTCCCATGCAGGTCGGCGGCTCGCGTCGCCACGTCCTGCAGGCCGTCGAGGACAGCCTGCGCCGGTTGCGCACCGACTACATCGACCTCTATCAAATGCACCGGCCCGACCCGAACACGCCCATCGAGGAGACGCTGTCCGCGCTCGATCTGCTCGTCCGCCAGGGCAAGGTGCGCTACATCGGGCATTCCAACTTTGCCGGCTGGCAGATTGCCGCCGCCGCGGCCGCCGCCGAGCGGGCCAACGTCACCCCGTTCCTCTCGGCGCAGAATCACTACAGCCTCCTCGACCGAAGCGTCGAGGCCGAAGTCATCCCCGCCTGCGAGGCCTTTGGCTTGTCCCTGCTGCCCTATTTCCCGCTCGCGAGCGGGCTGCTCAGCGGGAAGTACCGCCCCGGAGAAGCTGCGCCCGCCGACACGCGGCTCGCCGAAGGCTCCCAGGCCGATCGCTGGCGAACGCCGACCAACGTCGCCAAGACCGAGCGCTTGCGCGCCGTGGCCGAAGCCAGTTGCCATAGCCTGCTTGAGCTGGCCATGAGCTGGCTCGCTCGCCAACCGGTCATCGCCTCCGTGATCGCCGGCGCCTCGCGGCCCGAGCACGTCCGGCAGAACGTGGAAACCGTCGGCTGGGCGATGAGTCCGGATGAGCTCGACGCCATCGAAGCGGCGGTGAGTGACTCGCCCGACGGCTGA
- a CDS encoding endonuclease/exonuclease/phosphatase family protein translates to MWNIWGFSWEWERRRPLVAVELADLEPDVVALHEARAARRPWEAGQSTPEQAAADTGIPVVEWIDAPTLDPSARMGPALLARVPPAGTSRLRLADRDSVPDLGFHEPWLLTARWEIDGLRATLATTHLPMSSLPAAQRVAVPKLANVLAPLADDSDLLVLMGDLNVQPHSSLLFSLMQTAGLESVPSLATAPPTWPTSSAMFNQWAVESGYGAWAHHPEAQPIRIDYVLARRRDSTPLRIVDQGRFGTRHRSDGLFASDHWGLWVDLAIA, encoded by the coding sequence ATGTGGAACATCTGGGGCTTCTCCTGGGAGTGGGAGCGCCGGCGCCCGCTCGTCGCCGTCGAGCTTGCCGACCTCGAACCCGACGTCGTGGCCCTCCACGAAGCCCGCGCTGCCCGTCGGCCGTGGGAGGCCGGCCAGTCCACGCCCGAGCAGGCCGCCGCCGACACCGGCATCCCCGTCGTCGAGTGGATCGACGCACCGACGCTGGACCCATCCGCGCGGATGGGTCCGGCGCTGCTGGCCCGCGTCCCACCGGCGGGCACATCGCGGCTGCGGCTCGCCGACCGCGACTCCGTTCCCGACCTCGGCTTTCACGAGCCCTGGCTGCTCACCGCGCGGTGGGAGATCGATGGACTCCGGGCCACGCTGGCGACCACGCACCTGCCAATGTCGTCGTTGCCCGCCGCCCAGCGGGTTGCCGTGCCGAAGCTGGCCAACGTGCTGGCTCCGCTGGCGGACGACTCCGACTTGCTCGTGCTGATGGGCGACTTGAACGTGCAGCCGCACAGCTCGCTCCTGTTCAGCCTCATGCAGACCGCCGGACTCGAGTCGGTGCCTTCCCTTGCCACGGCGCCGCCCACCTGGCCCACGAGCTCGGCCATGTTCAACCAGTGGGCCGTGGAGTCCGGATACGGCGCGTGGGCGCACCATCCCGAGGCGCAGCCAATCCGCATCGACTACGTCCTGGCTCGCCGCCGCGACTCCACGCCGCTTCGCATCGTGGACCAAGGGCGCTTCGGAACTCGGCATCGCTCGGACGGTCTGTTCGCGTCCGACCACTGGGGCCTCTGGGTCGATCTCGCCATTGCCTGA
- a CDS encoding sialidase family protein — MLLLERHSFGESIDRVALLPDGRFISWTTEGPGFYIALEQGIFHDPWARQDLIIRYGALSNGTVTWDEPQRVMALPIGFGYWGSGPILVDRDGVIHLFGMRMLIWPEDIERPGRDELRCDVYHVVSRDGGASWDGPQRIDYGHPYTGALRQAAQIDSGRILLPLEYYDWDQTEGMYCCKTCYSDDGGRTWRNDSTELHVASGGRHSHSGANEPTVAQLGDGRIYKIIRTPDRFQYESYSDDGRIWSEPKRSRFKAPNSPGYLLRLSDGRLLFTWNNTQGPPLGGEHKEVHCSRHVVNVAVSHDDGRTWNGYREYARQALPELLNDQVSYPRMLELPDGRVLMMFNHITDAWMHVVTDYVILDPDRLDETEDRDDFEHGLDGWSTNGTAGASVVDADGGRVLRLRHTGELPLGVERNFPIGAQGTLSLEVRRDEGSAGVDVVLDETFWRPDDRRPDAAIEHALDEEALPAGAWTPVTIRWDVAADTAIATVGGTECTLAIRDGRLGLSYLTLHGRATAAEGGATDVRRLRVKVQNG; from the coding sequence GTGCTGCTACTCGAACGACACTCATTCGGCGAATCGATCGACCGGGTGGCGCTGCTGCCCGACGGTCGCTTTATCAGCTGGACGACCGAAGGTCCCGGCTTTTACATCGCGCTCGAACAGGGCATCTTCCACGACCCGTGGGCGCGGCAGGATCTCATCATCCGCTACGGGGCCCTTTCCAACGGCACGGTCACCTGGGACGAGCCGCAGCGCGTGATGGCGCTTCCCATTGGCTTCGGCTATTGGGGCAGCGGCCCGATCCTGGTGGACCGCGACGGCGTCATCCACCTCTTTGGCATGCGCATGCTCATCTGGCCCGAGGACATCGAGCGTCCCGGGCGCGACGAGCTGCGCTGCGACGTCTATCACGTCGTCTCGCGCGACGGCGGCGCCAGCTGGGACGGGCCGCAGCGCATCGACTACGGCCACCCCTACACCGGCGCGCTGCGCCAGGCGGCCCAAATCGACAGCGGCCGGATTCTGCTGCCGCTGGAGTACTACGACTGGGACCAGACGGAGGGCATGTATTGCTGCAAGACCTGCTATTCGGACGACGGCGGGCGCACCTGGCGCAACGACTCGACCGAACTGCACGTGGCCTCGGGCGGACGCCACAGCCACTCCGGCGCCAACGAGCCCACGGTGGCGCAACTGGGCGACGGGCGCATCTACAAGATCATCCGCACGCCGGACCGCTTCCAATACGAGTCGTATTCGGACGATGGCCGGATTTGGTCCGAGCCGAAGCGCAGCCGGTTCAAGGCGCCCAACTCGCCGGGCTATCTCTTGCGGCTCAGTGATGGACGCCTGCTGTTTACCTGGAACAACACCCAGGGGCCGCCGCTTGGCGGCGAGCACAAGGAGGTGCATTGCTCGCGGCACGTGGTGAACGTCGCGGTCTCACACGACGACGGGCGCACCTGGAACGGCTACCGCGAGTACGCGCGGCAAGCCCTGCCGGAGTTGCTGAACGATCAGGTCAGCTACCCGCGCATGCTGGAGCTACCCGACGGTCGCGTGCTGATGATGTTTAACCACATCACCGACGCCTGGATGCACGTGGTCACGGACTACGTGATCTTGGACCCCGACCGGCTCGACGAGACCGAGGACCGCGACGACTTCGAGCACGGATTGGACGGGTGGTCGACGAATGGCACCGCGGGGGCATCGGTGGTGGACGCGGACGGCGGACGCGTGCTGCGACTGCGGCACACCGGCGAGTTGCCGCTGGGCGTTGAGCGCAACTTTCCCATCGGCGCTCAGGGCACGCTGTCGCTCGAGGTGCGCCGCGACGAGGGCTCGGCCGGCGTCGATGTGGTGCTCGACGAGACTTTCTGGCGGCCCGACGACCGGCGTCCGGATGCGGCGATTGAGCACGCGCTGGACGAGGAGGCACTGCCTGCCGGCGCATGGACGCCGGTCACCATCCGCTGGGATGTCGCTGCCGACACGGCCATCGCGACTGTCGGAGGAACCGAGTGCACCTTGGCGATCCGAGACGGGCGCTTGGGCCTGAGCTATCTCACGCTGCACGGCCGGGCGACCGCTGCAGAAGGCGGCGCGACCGACGTGCGACGGCTGCGGGTGAAGGTGCAGAACGGCTGA
- a CDS encoding Gfo/Idh/MocA family oxidoreductase: protein MPAKYRVGIIGTGRSGGLIEDELPVGDRRKPYGHFSAYEAIEETEVVAVANRGAERLRRFSERFGVTNTYLDYREMIDTERLDIVSVTTPSFARAEPLIYAAEHGVRGIYSEKGLCASLAEADRIHRACTANGVAFNWGAMRRHDLVYTSMRDAIAAGEVGAPQFAVVYGYTDIIKHHPHTLDTASMLLGDPQPIWVEGRLIDPGDPFDPEPRRPPPSYDPAGHRYVPVAGEEIADPMVGFFRVGYATGAEGYFIPRRGQWDIEVHGDEGRAVVWDNGDYSSVRLIRGEYADVRERTIRGIAESPAVLTIRSIIRELETGERTTGNIDVTMQSVEAQFGIAHSHLNGGARVSLPVADRTLYIPGG, encoded by the coding sequence ATGCCTGCGAAATATCGCGTCGGGATCATTGGGACGGGCCGCAGCGGCGGACTGATCGAAGACGAGCTGCCGGTGGGCGACCGCCGAAAACCCTACGGGCACTTCAGCGCCTACGAGGCGATCGAGGAGACCGAAGTGGTGGCCGTGGCCAACCGCGGGGCGGAACGGCTGCGGCGCTTCAGCGAGCGCTTCGGCGTGACGAACACCTACCTCGACTACCGGGAGATGATCGACACCGAGCGGCTGGACATCGTGAGCGTGACGACGCCCTCGTTCGCCCGCGCCGAGCCGCTGATCTATGCCGCCGAGCACGGCGTGCGGGGCATCTACAGCGAGAAGGGGCTGTGCGCCTCACTGGCCGAGGCCGACCGCATCCACCGCGCCTGCACGGCCAACGGCGTGGCGTTCAACTGGGGGGCGATGCGGCGGCATGACTTGGTGTATACGTCCATGCGGGATGCCATCGCCGCCGGTGAGGTCGGTGCGCCCCAATTTGCCGTCGTCTACGGCTACACGGACATCATCAAACACCACCCACACACGCTGGATACGGCCTCGATGCTCCTGGGCGACCCGCAGCCCATATGGGTGGAAGGCCGCCTGATCGATCCCGGCGATCCCTTCGACCCCGAGCCGCGGCGTCCGCCGCCCAGCTACGATCCGGCGGGACATCGGTATGTCCCGGTGGCGGGCGAGGAAATTGCCGACCCGATGGTGGGGTTCTTCCGGGTCGGGTACGCGACCGGCGCGGAAGGATATTTCATCCCCCGCCGGGGCCAGTGGGACATCGAGGTGCACGGCGATGAGGGACGGGCCGTGGTGTGGGATAACGGAGATTACTCCTCGGTGCGCCTGATCAGGGGCGAGTACGCCGACGTTCGGGAGCGCACGATTCGAGGGATCGCCGAGAGCCCCGCGGTGCTCACAATCCGCAGCATCATCCGGGAACTGGAGACCGGCGAGCGCACGACTGGGAACATTGACGTCACGATGCAGTCGGTCGAAGCGCAGTTTGGCATCGCCCACTCGCACCTCAACGGGGGCGCGCGGGTGTCCCTGCCCGTGGCCGACCGGACGCTCTACATTCCGGGCGGTTAG
- a CDS encoding ABC transporter permease gives MTQYITRRVLISIPLLFGISVITFLIINMAPGDPLTALLNPEDQLSISVRDVEELRRRLGLDRPGPVRYAIWLKEALTGNLGYSYQTKRPVIEMIIEKLPVTISLMGTALALAVSIGVVFGVLSALRQYSIIDYSLSVVSFFMISIPQFFFALSGMLIFAVWLGWLPVFGMWTAGRDPQVGDVIRHAILPISALMLQDIAVYMRYTRASMLDTLSAEYVLTARAKGLSETLVLWKHVFRNALVPLVTVLGLSLPALIGGALIIETIFSWPGVGSLAYTSLLQRDYPVQMAVLLMGATAVLAANLLTDVAYAWVDPRVRHS, from the coding sequence ATGACGCAATACATCACCCGGCGAGTATTGATATCTATCCCATTGTTATTTGGGATTTCTGTCATCACGTTCCTCATCATTAATATGGCGCCGGGAGACCCCTTGACCGCGCTCCTCAACCCAGAGGATCAGCTCTCAATCTCCGTGCGCGACGTCGAAGAGTTGAGGCGCCGACTTGGTCTCGACCGGCCGGGACCGGTGCGCTACGCGATCTGGCTCAAAGAGGCGTTGACCGGGAATCTAGGGTACTCATATCAGACAAAGCGCCCCGTGATTGAGATGATTATCGAAAAACTACCGGTGACCATTAGCTTGATGGGAACCGCGCTCGCACTTGCCGTTTCAATTGGGGTGGTATTCGGCGTGCTTTCCGCACTCAGGCAATACTCGATCATCGACTATTCCCTATCCGTCGTCTCATTCTTCATGATCTCAATTCCTCAGTTCTTCTTTGCTCTCTCCGGCATGTTGATCTTCGCGGTGTGGTTGGGCTGGCTGCCCGTCTTCGGCATGTGGACCGCCGGTCGGGATCCCCAGGTGGGGGATGTCATCCGTCACGCGATCCTGCCGATCTCGGCCCTGATGCTGCAGGACATCGCGGTGTACATGCGCTACACGCGAGCGTCGATGCTCGATACGCTTTCCGCGGAGTACGTGCTGACCGCGCGGGCCAAAGGGCTGAGCGAGACGCTCGTCCTCTGGAAGCACGTCTTTCGCAACGCGCTGGTGCCGCTGGTCACGGTTTTGGGGCTTTCGTTGCCCGCGCTCATCGGCGGCGCGCTCATCATCGAGACCATCTTCTCGTGGCCCGGCGTGGGCTCGCTGGCCTACACGTCGCTGCTGCAGCGTGACTATCCGGTGCAGATGGCCGTGTTGCTGATGGGCGCCACGGCGGTCCTCGCCGCCAACCTGCTCACGGACGTGGCCTACGCCTGGGTCGATCCGCGCGTGCGCCACTCGTAA
- a CDS encoding ABC transporter permease: MSTENPPNDRPPPSEAEGGAAAATAHRRLEAVEILDLPPELSPWTRARRRFMSHKLAVLGLAILFNMVLIAIFADFVAPYDPTRNHLHKLLAPPDSLNWLGTDRSGRDTFSRVVYGSRVSLSVGVVAVSIYLAIAFAIGASAGLAGGRVDNVLMRFTDLIMTFPSFILIVIMAGILGPSIINVMVIIGIFGWPGLARLIRGQILVQRELDYVIASQALGGSLRHIIRRHVLPNVVGPVSVAVTLGVAGAILAEAGLSFLGLGISEPAASWGTMISNARGIAFIDAAPALWLSPGLSIVLAVLAIYFVGDGLRDAFDVRGSGSGN, translated from the coding sequence GTGTCAACGGAGAATCCACCGAACGATCGCCCGCCACCATCCGAGGCGGAGGGCGGCGCGGCCGCCGCGACCGCGCATCGACGCCTGGAAGCGGTCGAGATCCTCGACCTTCCGCCCGAGCTTTCGCCCTGGACTCGGGCGCGGCGGCGCTTCATGTCGCACAAGCTGGCCGTGCTCGGGCTCGCCATTCTCTTCAATATGGTCTTGATTGCGATTTTCGCGGACTTCGTGGCCCCCTACGATCCGACGCGCAACCACCTGCACAAGCTGCTGGCCCCGCCGGACTCGTTGAACTGGCTGGGGACCGACCGGTCCGGTCGCGATACCTTCAGTCGGGTCGTCTACGGATCCCGTGTCTCGCTCTCGGTGGGCGTCGTGGCGGTGTCGATCTACCTGGCGATTGCGTTTGCCATTGGAGCTTCGGCGGGATTGGCGGGCGGTCGCGTCGACAACGTCCTCATGCGCTTCACCGATCTCATCATGACCTTTCCATCGTTCATTCTCATCGTCATCATGGCCGGCATTCTCGGCCCGAGCATCATCAACGTGATGGTGATCATTGGGATCTTCGGCTGGCCTGGACTCGCGCGTCTCATTCGCGGTCAGATCTTGGTCCAGCGCGAGCTGGACTACGTCATCGCGTCACAGGCGCTTGGGGGCAGCCTGCGGCACATCATCCGGCGACATGTGCTGCCCAACGTCGTCGGTCCGGTGTCGGTGGCGGTCACGCTGGGGGTCGCCGGGGCGATTCTTGCCGAGGCCGGGCTGAGCTTCCTGGGTCTCGGCATTTCGGAGCCGGCGGCAAGCTGGGGAACCATGATCAGCAACGCCCGTGGGATCGCGTTCATCGACGCCGCGCCGGCCCTGTGGCTGTCCCCGGGGCTCTCGATTGTCCTGGCCGTGCTGGCGATCTATTTCGTTGGGGACGGACTGCGCGACGCCTTTGACGTGCGGGGCAGCGGGTCGGGGAACTAG